Proteins encoded by one window of Chromobacterium violaceum ATCC 12472:
- the pgeF gene encoding peptidoglycan editing factor PgeF: MPDKDWISADWPAPARVRTLVTTRNGGVSQPPYASLNLGAHVGDDPQAVAANRARLRDALPAEPAWLNQVHGVAVADASAIGANAPDADASFAREPGVVCAAMTADCLPVLLCDERGQTVAAAHAGWRGLCDGVIEATVAAMALPPSDLMAWLGPAIGPDAFEVGAEVRQAFIAKDAEADSAFVDIGNGKYLADIYALARLRLRKLGVSRVYGGDFCTVIDRDRFFSYRRDGVTGRMASMIWLED, from the coding sequence ATGCCCGATAAGGACTGGATCTCGGCGGACTGGCCCGCCCCCGCCCGTGTCCGCACCCTGGTCACCACGCGCAACGGCGGCGTCAGCCAGCCGCCCTACGCCAGCCTGAACCTGGGCGCGCACGTCGGCGACGATCCGCAAGCCGTGGCGGCCAACCGCGCGCGGTTGCGCGACGCGCTGCCGGCCGAACCCGCCTGGCTCAACCAGGTGCATGGCGTCGCGGTGGCTGACGCGTCCGCCATCGGCGCAAACGCGCCCGACGCCGACGCCAGCTTCGCCCGCGAGCCGGGCGTCGTCTGCGCGGCGATGACCGCGGACTGCCTGCCGGTATTGCTTTGCGACGAGCGGGGCCAGACTGTCGCCGCCGCCCACGCCGGCTGGCGCGGGCTGTGCGACGGCGTGATCGAGGCGACCGTGGCCGCGATGGCGCTGCCGCCATCGGACCTGATGGCCTGGCTGGGCCCGGCCATCGGTCCGGACGCGTTCGAAGTGGGCGCCGAGGTGCGCCAGGCCTTCATCGCGAAGGACGCCGAGGCGGACTCGGCTTTCGTCGACATCGGCAACGGCAAGTACCTGGCCGACATCTACGCGCTCGCCCGCCTGCGGCTGCGGAAACTAGGCGTCTCCCGCGTCTACGGCGGCGATTTCTGTACCGTGATAGACCGCGACCGCTTCTTCTCCTACCGCCGCGACGGCGTCACCGGCCGCATGGCCTCGATGATCTGGCTGGAAGACTGA